In Oscillatoria acuminata PCC 6304, a single window of DNA contains:
- a CDS encoding gamma-glutamylcyclotransferase, with the protein MSLQPRHLQGLQTQPSLIKRSACLESSRETFYYFAYGSCMCPVDLKRSLGESTHPYAIGPATLKGYRLQFSGYSTLRNCGVLDVVKDPMASVEGVLYQLPWRLSDLLDEREKGYNREAIEILSGHQVYRNVRTYTVAHKLSEEFPPNDWYFQVVLRGAVTCGLPESYCWHLFNYMHQLQTRPGQNVGVKSTSTSTYCQG; encoded by the coding sequence ATGAGCCTTCAGCCTCGACATTTACAGGGTTTGCAGACCCAACCTTCCTTAATTAAAAGGTCGGCTTGCTTAGAATCTTCTAGGGAAACTTTTTACTATTTCGCCTATGGTTCTTGTATGTGTCCAGTGGATTTAAAACGATCGCTGGGGGAATCCACCCATCCGTATGCGATCGGTCCGGCCACTCTCAAAGGCTATCGACTGCAATTTTCTGGATATTCAACCTTACGAAATTGCGGCGTTCTCGATGTCGTCAAAGACCCCATGGCCTCTGTCGAAGGTGTTCTCTATCAACTCCCTTGGCGACTGTCCGACCTCCTGGATGAACGGGAAAAAGGCTATAATCGTGAGGCGATCGAAATCTTGTCGGGTCACCAAGTCTACCGGAATGTTCGCACCTACACCGTGGCCCATAAACTCTCAGAAGAATTCCCCCCCAACGATTGGTATTTTCAGGTTGTCTTACGCGGGGCAGTCACCTGTGGACTCCCGGAATCCTACTGCTGGCATTTATTCAACTATATGCATCAGTTGCAAACTCGCCCCGGTCAGAATGTTGGGGTAAAAAGCACCTCAACTTCTACCTATTGCCAGGGATAA
- a CDS encoding TolB family protein, whose translation MLLPKNLPIATCYLLLGLTGLSLAGCQNFGLGSSGDLRVDQPVRLIAEADREAVFVSLPSPRRNPNQDFSAEVLEIDLNGKKRRIEATRKQIKYPDSVTGESSLLHLLGFNWAGTQRWIPDPQHPSPQFWPNPQDPSVLLFQPQSNLGGLYLLDTDTLDVKAIGNHQALRETIAKTRALPPTPPPPNCKESECEAGVRILYWASDPNWSPDGRMIVFTSNRETLGATSDMSIWVLDVATGQATKTLGNPGDRYRIFGWSAQGEILAWEYSELPNSLVAISPSTGDKEVLLQGQYLEFLALSDDYKTLLYASRPSGENSTSSFAKLYAFSPDTRESQLLFEETPIERLSSIRPDFSEQSDRVVAVLSDVQGGHTLWVYDLPEQISQRVSLPQGKRLFATERKLEWAGDRLVVPLEDVQTQTFSTLLMAVDL comes from the coding sequence ATGTTATTACCCAAAAACCTGCCGATCGCCACCTGCTATCTCCTCTTGGGCCTCACGGGTTTGAGTCTTGCCGGATGTCAAAACTTCGGGTTGGGTTCATCCGGGGATCTCAGGGTTGATCAGCCGGTGCGGTTGATCGCAGAAGCCGATCGCGAAGCCGTCTTCGTCAGTCTGCCGTCCCCGCGACGCAACCCCAATCAAGACTTTTCTGCCGAGGTTCTGGAAATCGACCTGAACGGGAAGAAGCGCCGCATTGAGGCCACCCGGAAGCAAATTAAATATCCGGATTCGGTGACGGGGGAATCCAGCCTGTTACATCTGTTGGGCTTCAATTGGGCCGGAACCCAACGCTGGATTCCTGATCCCCAGCATCCCTCCCCGCAATTCTGGCCCAATCCCCAAGACCCATCGGTGCTATTGTTTCAACCTCAATCCAACCTAGGGGGCTTATATCTGCTGGATACGGACACCCTAGACGTGAAGGCGATCGGCAACCATCAGGCCCTACGGGAGACGATCGCCAAAACTAGGGCATTGCCCCCTACGCCCCCACCCCCCAATTGCAAGGAATCCGAGTGCGAAGCGGGGGTGAGAATTCTCTACTGGGCTTCCGATCCCAATTGGTCCCCAGACGGTCGGATGATTGTCTTTACCTCGAATCGGGAAACCTTGGGAGCCACTTCCGATATGAGTATTTGGGTCTTGGATGTAGCAACAGGTCAGGCCACGAAAACCCTAGGCAATCCTGGGGATAGATATCGGATTTTCGGATGGAGCGCCCAGGGTGAAATTTTGGCTTGGGAGTATAGCGAATTGCCCAATTCATTGGTCGCGATTTCCCCCTCCACCGGAGATAAGGAAGTGTTATTACAGGGTCAATATTTGGAATTCCTGGCCCTGAGTGATGATTACAAGACATTGCTCTATGCCAGCCGACCCTCGGGGGAAAACTCCACCAGCAGCTTTGCTAAACTCTACGCCTTTTCACCAGATACCCGAGAAAGTCAACTGCTGTTTGAAGAAACCCCCATTGAACGGTTGTCTAGCATCCGCCCGGATTTCTCAGAACAAAGCGATCGCGTCGTAGCGGTCCTCAGCGATGTTCAAGGCGGTCACACCCTCTGGGTTTATGACTTGCCCGAACAAATCTCTCAGCGGGTTTCCCTACCCCAGGGTAAACGCCTCTTTGCCACAGAACGCAAGTTAGAGTGGGCCGGAGACCGCCTGGTTGTTCCCCTGGAAGATGTCCAAACTCAGACCTTCAGCACCCTCCTGATGGCGGTTGACTTGTAG
- a CDS encoding dual specificity protein phosphatase family protein, with product MKYIVLFIILGTGLLTLGEQLGGFGWVIAWLGLDFLIVAAAYLKLGYKIFGKRSTDGQLGISSVVLLFPYLLFCWGFWHLQRRLLREDCYNYIAPGLWMGRRAFVDELPADISLLVDLTAEFPEPKGALEGKDYLCLPTLDAHVPDEGEFRALVQKIADWPGNVYIHCAIGHGRSATVAAAVLMTRGLATNAQEAEAMLKKARPWIKLNQAQRQLLESVVF from the coding sequence ATGAAGTATATTGTTTTATTTATCATTTTGGGGACCGGACTGCTCACCCTGGGCGAGCAGTTAGGCGGATTCGGATGGGTGATCGCGTGGTTAGGGCTTGATTTTTTAATTGTGGCCGCTGCTTATCTAAAACTGGGGTATAAAATTTTTGGCAAGCGCTCCACCGATGGACAATTGGGAATTTCTTCCGTTGTCTTATTATTCCCTTACCTGTTATTTTGTTGGGGATTTTGGCATTTACAGCGTCGATTATTGAGGGAAGACTGTTATAATTATATTGCACCCGGTTTGTGGATGGGACGACGAGCTTTTGTGGATGAGTTACCCGCAGATATTAGTTTATTAGTGGATTTAACCGCCGAGTTTCCGGAACCCAAAGGGGCGCTAGAGGGGAAAGATTATCTTTGTTTACCGACTTTAGATGCTCATGTTCCCGATGAGGGTGAATTCCGCGCTTTGGTCCAAAAAATTGCGGATTGGCCGGGAAATGTTTACATCCATTGTGCGATTGGACATGGGCGATCGGCGACTGTCGCCGCTGCGGTTTTGATGACCCGAGGATTGGCAACCAATGCTCAGGAAGCCGAAGCAATGTTAAAGAAAGCACGACCCTGGATTAAGTTGAATCAGGCCCAGCGTCAGTTATTAGAAAGCGTGGTGTTTTAA
- the egtC gene encoding ergothioneine biosynthesis protein EgtC produces the protein MCRLLAYLGRPIQLDRLLLKPEHSLVAQSYQPREMTSGVVNADGFGIGWYDPDRDVNPFTYKNLLPIWNDTNLPHLSRYIETGTFLGCVRSATAGQDVTVNNCPPFGDRCILAVHNGFIDNFRKTLYRPIRNKLTDDIYQQISGTTDTEHIFALFLSLLDVTADHHLPSHPPLTSALHSTLTILTELARPEGVKFSANFIITDGRQLVASRFANQTGAPTLYWLRDDPNFPDSVMIASEPLFAGDWHKCPEESLITVGENLDINIHQI, from the coding sequence ATGTGTCGTTTACTTGCCTACTTAGGCCGACCGATTCAACTCGATCGCCTACTCCTGAAACCTGAACATTCCCTGGTGGCGCAAAGCTATCAACCCCGAGAGATGACTTCCGGAGTCGTCAACGCTGATGGGTTTGGCATCGGATGGTATGATCCCGACCGGGACGTTAACCCCTTTACCTACAAAAATCTGCTGCCGATTTGGAATGATACGAATCTGCCGCATCTGAGTCGGTATATTGAAACCGGAACCTTCCTCGGATGTGTCCGCAGTGCAACCGCAGGACAGGATGTGACGGTGAACAATTGTCCACCTTTTGGCGATCGCTGCATCCTCGCAGTGCATAACGGGTTTATCGACAACTTCCGCAAAACCCTGTATCGTCCAATTCGCAACAAGCTGACGGATGATATTTACCAGCAAATTAGCGGGACAACGGACACCGAACATATTTTCGCCTTATTTCTATCCCTGTTAGATGTCACGGCAGATCATCACCTGCCATCTCATCCCCCCCTCACTTCAGCATTGCACAGTACCTTAACCATTTTAACGGAACTCGCTAGACCCGAAGGGGTGAAATTTTCGGCGAATTTTATCATCACTGATGGACGCCAATTGGTGGCATCCCGCTTTGCCAATCAGACGGGTGCACCGACGTTGTACTGGTTACGGGATGATCCGAACTTTCCCGACTCGGTAATGATTGCCTCGGAACCTCTGTTCGCGGGAGACTGGCATAAATGTCCTGAAGAAAGTTTGATTACAGTGGGGGAGAACCTTGACATCAATATCCATCAAATCTAA
- a CDS encoding SUMF1/EgtB/PvdO family nonheme iron enzyme, with translation MTSISIKSKAIASGVVCDPDAVREKLRESMHQCRLGTLKLFESMDDATFRCQVHPDFSPVGWHLGHIGFTEGLWLLERGAGMPPLFPQYRQLMAQDGLPKHQRVELPPLPKILDYISAVRSQVFDYLKTADLEKQERIWRFILQHESQHTETIAFVLQLQKWAIGKGEEAMADASELPTQAVPIPAGEFLFGNDGPDALDNEQSPQRLYLPDYTIDPYPVTCEQYRQFIQCGGYQKRDWWSKAGWKWLQGAQVTQPLYWREEPAFNHHPVCGVSYYEAEAYARFVGKRLPTEAEWEKAACWDPVNQTQRIYPWGDEFPTGDRCNHDNQHAQTTPVNRYPQGVSAYGCYDMMGNVWEWTSSWFAPYPGFKPYPYPGYSQIYFDQQHRVLRGSSWATRPWAMRGSFRNWYHPWMRQILAGFRCAGGSD, from the coding sequence TTGACATCAATATCCATCAAATCTAAGGCGATCGCCTCTGGGGTAGTCTGTGACCCGGATGCGGTGAGAGAGAAACTCCGCGAATCGATGCATCAATGTCGCCTGGGCACCCTCAAGCTCTTTGAGTCAATGGATGACGCGACCTTTCGCTGTCAAGTCCATCCCGATTTTAGTCCCGTGGGTTGGCACTTAGGACATATTGGATTTACGGAAGGATTATGGTTGCTGGAACGAGGTGCAGGAATGCCGCCTTTATTTCCTCAGTATCGGCAACTGATGGCACAGGATGGATTGCCGAAACATCAGCGAGTTGAGTTACCTCCATTGCCGAAGATTTTGGATTATATTTCGGCGGTGCGATCGCAGGTTTTCGACTATTTAAAAACCGCTGACTTGGAAAAACAAGAGCGAATTTGGCGGTTTATCCTGCAACATGAAAGTCAGCATACGGAAACCATTGCCTTTGTTTTGCAATTGCAGAAATGGGCGATAGGAAAAGGAGAGGAGGCGATGGCCGATGCTTCAGAATTGCCGACTCAAGCTGTCCCTATTCCTGCGGGAGAGTTTTTGTTCGGAAACGATGGACCCGATGCCCTGGATAACGAGCAATCCCCCCAACGATTGTACCTGCCCGATTACACCATTGACCCCTATCCGGTCACCTGTGAACAATATCGGCAATTTATACAATGCGGAGGATATCAAAAGCGGGATTGGTGGTCTAAGGCCGGTTGGAAATGGTTACAAGGCGCACAAGTGACTCAACCCCTGTATTGGCGGGAGGAACCGGCCTTTAATCATCATCCCGTCTGTGGCGTGAGTTACTATGAAGCGGAAGCATATGCGAGATTTGTCGGGAAACGACTCCCTACAGAAGCGGAATGGGAAAAAGCGGCCTGTTGGGACCCGGTGAACCAGACCCAGCGCATCTATCCTTGGGGGGATGAATTTCCCACGGGCGATCGCTGCAATCATGATAATCAACACGCTCAAACAACCCCCGTTAATCGCTATCCCCAAGGCGTTAGCGCCTACGGATGTTATGACATGATGGGAAATGTGTGGGAATGGACCTCTAGCTGGTTTGCCCCCTATCCCGGATTTAAACCCTATCCCTACCCCGGATACTCCCAAATCTATTTTGACCAACAGCATCGCGTCTTACGCGGCAGCAGTTGGGCGACTCGTCCTTGGGCGATGCGGGGCAGTTTCCGTAACTGGTATCATCCTTGGATGCGGCAGATCTTAGCAGGATTTCGCTGTGCTGGGGGAAGTGATTAA
- the egtD gene encoding L-histidine N(alpha)-methyltransferase, whose translation MKFAKPSDTPELATRVDFEPAILSKRLRLERLVSPTLSPTEIDNGSDVIQGLTQTQKTLSPRYFYDDRGSDLFEKICDLPEYYPTRTEAAILQDCSAEIAQITGSSEIVELGSGSSTKTRILLDAYENLGYPLRYLPIDVSGGILESSANQLLLDYPSLQVHGLVSTYELALANLTPAILPTRTLCFLGSTLGNLKPEECDCFFADIVQALEVGEYFLLGIDLHKSPTILEPAYNDAQGVTAEFNKNVLNHLNWRFDGTFKPEQFEHWAFYNEEEHQIEMHLRSRRAQTVQLRALDLTVEFEPEETILTEISRKFDLDEMRQYLQKQGLTTVKTWTDPNHWFGLVLAQVRSV comes from the coding sequence ATGAAATTTGCAAAACCGTCTGATACCCCAGAGTTAGCCACCCGGGTTGACTTTGAACCGGCTATTCTATCTAAACGCTTGCGCCTAGAACGATTAGTCAGCCCCACCCTTTCTCCCACAGAAATCGATAACGGTTCTGATGTGATTCAGGGGTTAACCCAGACGCAAAAAACGCTTTCCCCCCGCTATTTTTATGACGATCGCGGGTCTGATTTATTTGAAAAAATCTGCGATTTACCCGAATATTACCCCACTCGGACTGAAGCGGCAATTTTGCAGGATTGTTCGGCAGAAATTGCCCAAATCACGGGTTCGAGCGAAATTGTTGAACTCGGCAGTGGCAGTTCCACCAAAACTCGAATTCTGTTAGACGCCTACGAAAATCTGGGATATCCCCTGCGCTATCTGCCGATTGATGTCAGTGGCGGAATTTTGGAAAGTAGCGCTAACCAGTTACTATTAGATTATCCCTCATTGCAGGTGCATGGGTTAGTCAGCACTTATGAATTAGCCTTGGCTAATTTGACTCCTGCGATTCTGCCCACCCGCACCCTCTGCTTTTTAGGCAGTACCTTGGGAAATTTGAAGCCAGAAGAATGCGACTGCTTTTTTGCCGATATTGTGCAGGCATTAGAAGTGGGGGAATATTTCCTATTAGGCATTGACCTGCATAAATCTCCCACCATTTTAGAGCCTGCTTATAACGATGCACAAGGGGTAACGGCAGAATTTAACAAAAATGTGCTGAATCATTTGAATTGGCGCTTTGACGGGACTTTTAAACCGGAACAGTTTGAGCATTGGGCATTTTATAACGAAGAAGAACATCAAATTGAAATGCACTTACGAAGTCGGCGAGCCCAAACCGTGCAACTGCGCGCTTTGGACTTAACCGTTGAATTTGAACCAGAAGAAACCATCCTCACAGAAATTTCCCGCAAATTTGATTTAGACGAAATGCGGCAATATTTGCAAAAACAAGGGTTGACCACGGTTAAAACTTGGACCGATCCGAATCATTGGTTTGGGTTGGTTTTGGCGCAAGTGCGATCGGTTTAA
- a CDS encoding ADP-ribosylglycohydrolase family protein, translated as MLESSSQVLSGLMGVCIGDALGFPVQFISREERVKDPVTGMSRYSLWSDDSSLTFCLAESMCGGFSLEAIAASFIQWSEEGFWTPHGHAFDMGMTTITAIDRLKRGISPVQAGGSSERSNGNGSLMRILPLVFYHQTLEFADLIQRVHEVSCITHAHPRAQMACGIYVSIATQLLAGCDRQSAYLQGIEKIQEIYQTPTYSSELSHFNRVLSGNIADYPMDKIKSSGYVVHTLEAALWSWLNTSSYAEAVLKAVNLGDDTDTTAAVTGGLAGIEYGFAAIPSHWVDEIPRKDDIIDLANRLEFALNSAT; from the coding sequence ATGTTAGAGTCAAGTTCCCAGGTGTTATCCGGGTTAATGGGTGTCTGCATTGGTGATGCGCTGGGCTTTCCAGTACAATTTATTAGTCGAGAGGAACGAGTCAAGGATCCAGTAACAGGAATGAGCCGTTATTCTCTGTGGTCCGATGATAGTTCGCTGACATTTTGCTTGGCTGAGTCAATGTGTGGCGGATTTTCTCTCGAAGCGATCGCCGCTTCTTTTATCCAGTGGTCTGAGGAGGGGTTTTGGACACCGCATGGTCATGCATTTGATATGGGAATGACGACGATTACCGCCATTGATCGTCTCAAAAGGGGCATTTCCCCTGTTCAGGCTGGGGGTTCTTCGGAACGGAGTAATGGCAATGGTTCGTTAATGCGAATTCTGCCCCTAGTATTTTATCATCAAACGTTAGAGTTTGCAGATTTAATTCAGCGGGTCCATGAAGTATCTTGCATCACTCACGCCCATCCCCGTGCACAAATGGCTTGTGGGATTTATGTGAGTATTGCGACCCAATTGTTGGCCGGATGCGATCGGCAATCGGCTTATTTACAAGGAATCGAAAAAATTCAAGAGATTTATCAAACCCCCACTTATTCTAGTGAACTGTCTCATTTTAACCGGGTATTGAGCGGTAACATTGCCGATTATCCGATGGACAAAATTAAGTCAAGTGGCTATGTTGTTCATACCCTAGAGGCTGCATTGTGGTCCTGGTTAAATACTTCTTCTTATGCCGAAGCCGTATTAAAGGCAGTTAATTTGGGGGATGATACCGATACGACGGCAGCGGTTACGGGCGGCTTGGCTGGAATTGAATATGGATTTGCTGCTATTCCTAGCCACTGGGTCGATGAAATTCCTAGAAAAGATGACATTATTGATTTAGCAAACCGTTTAGAATTTGCACTTAATAGTGCCACATAA
- a CDS encoding ABC transporter permease produces the protein MSQTVTPNPATTLSNPGVEIPSSSPIGEFTQETLALTKRLFIQLQRRPSTLIAGVIQPLMWLILFGALFQNAPQGMFGESVNYAQFLGAGVIVFTAFSGALNAGLPIMFDREFGFLNRLLVAPLSTRFSIVVASAIYILLLSLIQTAVIVTAGAFMGAGLPGGLGLGAIAFITLLLVLGVTGLSLGLAFALPGHIELLAVIFVINLPLLFASTALAPLSFMPKWLQVVATLNPLSYAIEPIRYLYLHSDWTLSSIVMQAPWGEVSFGGALGILAGFAAVALLSIQPLLRRTFA, from the coding sequence ATGAGTCAAACCGTTACACCAAATCCAGCTACAACCTTAAGTAACCCTGGCGTTGAGATTCCTTCTAGTAGCCCCATTGGGGAATTTACTCAGGAAACTTTGGCCCTGACCAAACGGCTGTTTATTCAATTACAACGCCGTCCTTCTACGTTAATTGCTGGGGTGATTCAGCCGTTGATGTGGTTGATTTTATTCGGCGCATTGTTTCAAAATGCTCCCCAAGGAATGTTTGGCGAGAGTGTGAATTATGCCCAATTTTTAGGGGCGGGAGTGATTGTGTTTACTGCCTTTTCCGGGGCGTTAAATGCGGGATTGCCAATTATGTTCGATCGCGAATTTGGTTTTCTGAATCGCCTCCTAGTTGCCCCCCTCTCGACTCGGTTTTCCATTGTGGTGGCTTCGGCAATTTATATTTTGCTGTTGAGCTTGATTCAAACTGCGGTGATCGTGACTGCCGGGGCTTTTATGGGCGCGGGATTACCGGGCGGATTGGGATTAGGGGCGATCGCCTTTATTACCCTGCTACTGGTTTTAGGCGTCACTGGATTGAGTCTGGGATTAGCTTTTGCCTTACCGGGACATATCGAATTGCTGGCGGTGATTTTTGTGATTAACTTGCCGCTATTGTTTGCCAGTACCGCATTAGCGCCGCTTTCCTTTATGCCGAAATGGTTGCAAGTGGTGGCAACCTTGAATCCTCTGAGTTATGCGATCGAACCGATTCGCTATCTGTACCTCCATTCTGACTGGACCCTCAGCAGTATTGTCATGCAGGCCCCTTGGGGAGAAGTCAGCTTTGGTGGGGCATTGGGGATACTCGCCGGATTTGCAGCAGTGGCATTATTAAGCATTCAACCCCTACTCCGGAGAACTTTTGCTTAG
- a CDS encoding ABC transporter ATP-binding protein gives MAPAVLIENLQKRYGTVEAVKDVSFQIAPGEIFGLLGPNGAGKTTTIRCLCSLVTPDAGRLEVSGIDVVANPKLARGRLGYVAQEVALDKVLTGRELLELQAALYHLPKFLARDRIKTVLALLGLDEWADRQTGKYSGGLKKRLDLAAGLLHQPDVLVLDEPTVGLDIETRMAVWGFLRQLRENGTTVLITSHYLEEIDALADRVAIIDRGQVIDTGTPSALKDKVGGDRITLRIREFSPMEEAQQAKSLLEPLPFVEEIIINNAQGNSLNLVVKSQSDALLTIQQALRDAGLPTFGIAQSRPSLDDVYLTATGRTLLDAEIAAAGTRDPKKERKQNMR, from the coding sequence ATGGCCCCTGCTGTTTTAATCGAAAACCTTCAAAAGCGTTACGGAACCGTTGAAGCGGTTAAAGATGTCTCGTTCCAAATTGCTCCCGGTGAAATCTTCGGGCTGTTGGGTCCCAATGGTGCAGGCAAAACCACCACGATTCGCTGTTTATGCAGTCTGGTCACTCCCGATGCCGGTCGTCTGGAGGTTTCTGGCATCGATGTGGTGGCGAATCCTAAACTCGCCCGAGGGCGTCTGGGTTATGTGGCCCAGGAAGTGGCTTTAGATAAGGTGCTGACGGGTCGCGAACTGTTGGAATTGCAAGCGGCATTATATCATCTTCCGAAATTTTTGGCAAGAGATAGAATTAAGACGGTCCTCGCCTTATTGGGATTGGACGAATGGGCCGATCGCCAAACGGGCAAATATTCCGGGGGTCTCAAGAAGCGGCTGGATTTAGCGGCAGGATTGTTGCACCAACCGGATGTTTTAGTTTTGGATGAACCCACCGTGGGATTGGATATTGAGACTCGGATGGCGGTTTGGGGATTTCTGCGGCAGTTGCGCGAAAATGGGACAACGGTTTTGATTACCAGTCATTATCTGGAAGAAATTGATGCCTTGGCCGATCGCGTCGCCATTATCGATCGCGGTCAAGTGATTGATACTGGCACCCCTTCTGCCTTAAAAGATAAAGTCGGAGGCGATCGCATTACCCTACGCATCCGGGAATTCTCCCCAATGGAAGAGGCGCAACAAGCCAAATCCTTACTCGAACCCCTGCCGTTTGTAGAAGAAATTATCATCAATAACGCTCAAGGAAATTCCCTGAATTTGGTGGTGAAATCCCAAAGTGATGCCCTATTAACCATTCAGCAAGCCTTACGAGATGCCGGTTTACCCACCTTCGGAATTGCCCAATCTCGACCCAGTTTAGATGATGTTTATCTCACGGCCACGGGTCGCACCCTGTTAGATGCAGAAATTGCCGCTGCCGGAACTCGCGACCCGAAAAAAGAACGCAAACAGAATATGCGATAA
- a CDS encoding Uma2 family endonuclease codes for MEVKAKLTLEEFFALPEGDITYELVDGEAKPKLLPKRFHSRLTCTLCLLLMQWNQDRGEVGVEWAIALKRKGQDWVPIPDLLYISADRISLDRILDEPCLVPPELAIEIISPDQSFGEISGKAIDYLNAGVSRVWVVDAKVKTITIFYPDSPPQTHRGDELITDELFPGLEFTPSQIFDEAKIP; via the coding sequence GTGGAAGTCAAAGCAAAACTGACCCTAGAAGAATTTTTCGCTTTACCAGAAGGGGATATTACCTACGAATTGGTTGATGGAGAAGCTAAACCCAAACTATTACCAAAACGCTTTCATTCCCGTTTAACCTGTACCCTGTGTTTACTGTTAATGCAATGGAATCAGGACCGGGGTGAGGTGGGGGTTGAGTGGGCGATCGCACTCAAACGGAAGGGTCAGGACTGGGTACCCATCCCGGATTTGCTGTATATCTCAGCCGATCGCATATCTCTAGATCGCATCCTTGATGAACCTTGTCTCGTTCCTCCCGAATTAGCCATTGAAATTATTTCACCGGACCAAAGTTTTGGCGAAATCAGTGGCAAGGCGATCGATTACTTAAATGCCGGAGTCTCTCGCGTCTGGGTTGTCGATGCTAAAGTCAAAACTATCACAATTTTCTATCCCGATTCTCCCCCCCAAACCCACCGAGGTGATGAACTCATTACCGATGAATTATTCCCCGGATTAGAATTCACTCCCTCCCAGATTTTTGACGAAGCTAAAATTCCTTAA
- a CDS encoding heme o synthase — protein MQEIIATGTQRHHETLLQVLKSYYQLTKPRIILLLLITTASGLWVAANGEVDPLLVLVTMAGGALAAASANTINCLYDRDIDYIMERTRHRPLPSGRVQPRDALIFAIALAVTSFTLLTVFANLLAALLAMSGIVFYVAIYTHLLKRHSTQNIVIGGAAGAIPPLVGWAAVTGDLSWAPWVMFAIIFLWTPPHFWALAMMIRDDYAAVNVPMLPVIKGDEETARQIWYYTLLLLPLTLGLTYPLHTSGMVYAALAVFLGVIFAKKAWELLQAPTDRDKARSLFKYSILYLMLLSAGMVVDSLPVTHQVVAAIGQNVQVLISATGMM, from the coding sequence ATGCAAGAAATCATCGCAACTGGTACACAACGGCATCATGAAACTCTGTTGCAAGTGCTAAAAAGTTACTACCAGTTAACCAAACCTCGAATTATTCTGTTGCTGCTGATTACCACAGCATCCGGACTCTGGGTAGCGGCCAATGGAGAAGTTGACCCCCTGTTAGTGTTAGTGACAATGGCGGGCGGGGCTTTAGCTGCCGCGTCAGCGAATACAATTAACTGTTTGTACGATCGCGATATCGATTACATCATGGAACGCACCCGTCATCGCCCCTTACCTTCGGGTCGAGTGCAACCTCGGGATGCGCTGATTTTTGCGATCGCCCTAGCAGTCACTTCGTTTACCCTGCTAACAGTGTTTGCGAACTTACTCGCCGCACTTCTAGCCATGTCGGGAATCGTCTTCTACGTCGCCATCTATACCCATTTACTCAAGCGTCACAGTACCCAAAATATCGTCATCGGAGGCGCTGCCGGGGCGATTCCCCCGTTAGTCGGTTGGGCGGCAGTTACCGGAGACCTGAGTTGGGCCCCTTGGGTCATGTTCGCCATCATTTTTCTGTGGACACCGCCCCACTTCTGGGCATTAGCCATGATGATTCGCGATGACTATGCCGCAGTCAATGTCCCCATGTTGCCGGTGATTAAGGGAGATGAAGAAACCGCCCGTCAAATCTGGTATTATACTTTATTGCTTTTGCCATTAACCCTAGGGCTGACTTATCCCTTGCATACCAGTGGAATGGTCTATGCAGCATTGGCGGTATTTTTAGGGGTGATTTTTGCCAAGAAAGCCTGGGAACTGTTGCAAGCCCCCACAGACCGAGACAAAGCGCGATCGCTGTTTAAATACTCGATTTTATATCTGATGTTATTATCTGCCGGAATGGTGGTGGATAGTTTGCCCGTGACTCATCAGGTAGTGGCGGCGATCGGTCAGAATGTCCAGGTTTTAATCAGTGCAACGGGAATGATGTAA